In Candidatus Poribacteria bacterium, one genomic interval encodes:
- the leuS gene encoding leucine--tRNA ligase → MENHPYAPAKIEPYWQAEWQKKEAFKVPNDIETLKTKPKFYVLGMFPYTSGAGLHMGHAKNYVPTDVLANFRRMQGYHVMHPMGWDAFGLPTERYAVRENEHPADVTKRNTETFQQQIQRIGLSYDWSRKIDTSLPEYYKWTQWIFLRLYEKGLAYLADVPVNWCPALGTVLSNEEVKDGKYVETEDPVERRLMHQWMLKITAYAERLLEDLDLLDWPEGLKEMQRHWIGKSEGADITFNIEDSDKTFTVFTTRPDTLFGATYCVLAPEHPFVSEITHPDAASVVNAYVEEAVNKSDLQRTDLATEKTGVFTGAYAINPCNNQPIPIWVADYVLMTYGTGAIMAVPGHDERDHEFATTFDIPIVEVISGGEKPIEEEAFEGDGVCVNSDFLNGLQVAEAKEKMIAWLESEGKGTRQVQYRLRDWLFSRQRYWGEPFPLAHLDDGTIVQLPDEALPVELPSIDAYKPTEDGKPPLARADADWLKVTLPDGRAATRETNIMPQWAGSCWYYLRFLDAHNTGAPFDTELERYWMPVDLYMGGAEHAVLHLLYARFWHKVLYDSGLVSTKEPFQGLVNQGTILAESYQDDAGKYYYPHEVEQNNGKSVVKTSSLPLNVQIEKMSKSRFNVINPDDVIDNYGADALRLYLLFIGPVTASTPWQDAGVEGVYRFLQRVWRLVIDEESGELSEKLTDAAGTTVPELWRELHKTIKQVTEDTESIDKMNTAISQMMIFVNTATQAQSLPKETLKIFLHLLSPYAPHIAQELWHRLGETGFIAHEQWPTHDESVLESATVTIIAQVNGKLRSRLELPAEATDKEIEEAALADERVQRFVEGKPVRKVIVVPKRNLINIVV, encoded by the coding sequence ATGGAGAACCATCCTTACGCCCCGGCGAAAATAGAACCCTATTGGCAAGCCGAGTGGCAAAAAAAAGAAGCATTCAAAGTTCCAAACGATATTGAGACCCTAAAGACGAAGCCGAAATTCTATGTGCTTGGCATGTTTCCCTATACCTCAGGTGCCGGACTTCACATGGGACACGCCAAAAACTATGTCCCGACCGATGTACTCGCCAATTTTCGGCGGATGCAGGGCTATCACGTGATGCACCCGATGGGATGGGATGCCTTCGGACTTCCCACAGAGCGGTACGCAGTCCGCGAAAACGAACATCCAGCGGATGTTACAAAACGGAATACAGAAACCTTTCAGCAGCAGATCCAGCGCATCGGTCTCTCTTACGACTGGTCTCGCAAAATTGACACCTCTCTACCTGAATACTACAAATGGACACAATGGATCTTTCTCCGTCTCTATGAAAAAGGCTTAGCATATCTCGCCGATGTGCCGGTCAACTGGTGCCCAGCATTAGGCACTGTCCTCTCAAACGAAGAAGTAAAAGATGGAAAATACGTCGAAACCGAAGATCCAGTCGAACGTCGCCTCATGCACCAGTGGATGCTCAAAATTACCGCTTATGCTGAACGGTTATTAGAAGACTTGGACCTATTGGATTGGCCCGAGGGTCTCAAAGAGATGCAACGGCACTGGATCGGCAAATCGGAAGGTGCAGACATTACTTTCAATATTGAAGACAGCGATAAGACGTTCACCGTTTTCACAACACGTCCCGATACGCTTTTTGGGGCAACCTATTGCGTACTCGCACCAGAACATCCCTTTGTTTCTGAAATAACACATCCTGATGCAGCATCCGTGGTTAATGCTTACGTTGAGGAAGCCGTTAACAAATCCGATCTCCAACGTACGGATTTGGCGACAGAAAAGACAGGCGTTTTCACAGGTGCTTATGCTATTAATCCTTGCAACAATCAACCTATCCCAATTTGGGTCGCGGATTATGTTCTGATGACATACGGCACGGGCGCCATCATGGCAGTACCGGGCCACGATGAACGCGATCACGAATTCGCTACGACTTTTGACATTCCGATCGTTGAGGTCATTAGCGGGGGTGAAAAACCAATCGAAGAGGAGGCTTTTGAAGGAGACGGGGTCTGCGTCAATTCAGATTTCCTCAACGGCTTGCAAGTTGCTGAAGCCAAAGAAAAAATGATTGCCTGGCTCGAAAGCGAGGGAAAGGGCACGCGTCAAGTTCAGTACCGCTTGCGGGACTGGCTTTTCTCACGGCAACGGTATTGGGGTGAACCTTTCCCATTGGCACACCTTGACGACGGAACGATTGTTCAACTGCCGGACGAGGCACTACCTGTCGAGCTGCCGTCTATTGATGCCTATAAACCGACAGAAGATGGCAAACCGCCACTTGCCCGCGCTGATGCAGACTGGTTGAAGGTGACACTACCTGATGGTCGAGCAGCGACGCGGGAGACGAACATTATGCCACAATGGGCAGGTTCTTGTTGGTATTATCTCCGCTTTCTCGACGCACATAATACTGGGGCACCTTTTGATACTGAACTCGAACGCTACTGGATGCCGGTAGACCTCTACATGGGAGGTGCCGAGCATGCCGTTTTGCACCTGCTCTATGCCCGTTTCTGGCACAAAGTGCTTTACGATAGTGGACTCGTCTCCACCAAAGAACCGTTCCAAGGTTTGGTGAACCAGGGCACAATCCTCGCTGAATCGTATCAGGACGATGCGGGTAAATACTACTATCCACACGAAGTTGAACAGAACAATGGAAAATCGGTTGTGAAAACTTCCAGCCTACCCCTCAATGTGCAAATAGAGAAGATGTCGAAATCGCGCTTTAACGTCATCAATCCGGACGACGTTATTGACAATTACGGTGCGGATGCACTCCGTCTCTATCTGCTATTCATCGGTCCGGTCACAGCCAGCACACCGTGGCAGGATGCAGGGGTAGAAGGGGTCTACCGATTCCTGCAACGCGTCTGGCGGCTTGTTATTGATGAAGAGAGCGGCGAACTCAGCGAGAAATTGACCGACGCTGCCGGCACAACAGTGCCCGAACTTTGGCGCGAACTCCACAAAACTATCAAGCAGGTAACAGAGGATACGGAGTCGATTGATAAGATGAATACAGCGATTAGCCAGATGATGATTTTCGTTAATACCGCTACACAGGCACAATCGCTACCGAAGGAGACCTTAAAAATCTTCCTGCATCTGCTCTCGCCTTATGCACCCCATATTGCACAGGAATTGTGGCATCGTCTCGGTGAAACGGGGTTCATCGCACACGAGCAGTGGCCCACACACGACGAATCAGTGCTTGAAAGTGCTACCGTAACAATAATTGCACAGGTTAACGGGAAGCTTCGCAGCCGTCTTGAACTTCCTGCCGAGGCAACTGATAAGGAAATTGAGGAAGCAGCACTGGCAGATGAACGGGTTCAGCGTTTCGTCGAAGGGAAGCCGGTTCGGAAGGTTATCGTCGTGCCGAAGCGCAACCTTATCAACATCGTTGTT